A stretch of DNA from Micromonospora sp. NBC_01813:
GTGACGACGGTCTGGTTGGCCAACGCGTGCTGGCTGGCGCGCCGCCGACGTACCTGGTCCGCGACCGCGATGACCACCGTGACAAGCGTAATGATCAGGAGGTTGTCGTCCGGGCCCGCGAGCGCCAGGATCGGCAACGCGGTGACGGCCCCCGCCGCCGCCGAGACCGGCAGGTCGGCCCGGCCGGCGAGCACCGCGAGTACGAAGAGCAGCACCAGAATCTGCAGCGGACTCCACGGCTCCGAGTACGGGTACCACGTACCGCTGAGGAACAGCAGCACGAACGTCGCGCGCCAGGCCCACAACGGCCGGTGGAAGGCGAACGCCGCCGGTGCGACCGAGACGAAGCCGAGGATCAGTCCGAAGGGCGCGAGCAGGTGGTCGGCGGTCTGCAGGTCGAACGCGGCGACCGCGCTGAGGATGAGGAACAGTACGAATGCCAGCCACCGGCCGACGACCCGCCACCGGCCGGGTGGCCCGGTGGCCGGTGCCGGCGGATAGTCCGGTCCGACGACCAGCCGACACAGGACCTGCACCGCCTGGGGGACCACCGTGCCGCTCACCAGTGCGAGGCTACGACCGGACCGACCAGATGTCATGACACCGTGGGGCTAGTACCCCCGGGTTACTGCTTACCCGGCGGTAGCACCTAGTCTCCAAGCCGGATCATCCGAGACGAGGGGGAAACGTGGCCCGCACCGTACTGGTCACCGGCGGTAACCGGGGGATCGGCCTGGCGATCGCGCAGGCGTTCGCGAAGCAGGGCGACCGGGTCGCGATCACCTACCGATCGAGCTTCGACGAGCAGGACGGTCTGTTCGGCGTACGGTGTGACGTCACCGACGCCGCCTCGGTCGACGAGGCGTTCAGCGCGGTCGAAGCCGAGCTCGGACCGGTCGAGGTGCTGGTGGCCAACGCGGGCATCACCGACGACACGCTGCTGCTGCGGATGTCCGAGGAGCAGTTCACCTCGGTGCTCGACACGAACCTGACCGGCGCGTACCGCTGCGCCAAGCGGGCCTCGACGAAGATGCTACGGGCCCGCTGGGGTCGGTTGATCTTCATCTCGTCGGTGGTCGGCCTGCTCGGCTCACCCGGTCAGGTCAACTACGCGGCGAGCAAGGCCGGCCTGGTCG
This window harbors:
- a CDS encoding beta-ketoacyl-ACP reductase, which produces MARTVLVTGGNRGIGLAIAQAFAKQGDRVAITYRSSFDEQDGLFGVRCDVTDAASVDEAFSAVEAELGPVEVLVANAGITDDTLLLRMSEEQFTSVLDTNLTGAYRCAKRASTKMLRARWGRLIFISSVVGLLGSPGQVNYAASKAGLVGMARSITRELGGRNITANVVAPGYVETDMTAALPEERKVEYRKAIPAGRFATADEVAAAVTWLAGDSASYISGAVIPVDGGLGMGH